One Coleofasciculus sp. FACHB-T130 DNA segment encodes these proteins:
- a CDS encoding PEP-CTERM sorting domain-containing protein (PEP-CTERM proteins occur, often in large numbers, in the proteomes of bacteria that also encode an exosortase, a predicted intramembrane cysteine proteinase. The presence of a PEP-CTERM domain at a protein's C-terminus predicts cleavage within the sorting domain, followed by covalent anchoring to some some component of the (usually Gram-negative) cell surface. Many PEP-CTERM proteins exhibit an unusual sequence composition that includes large numbers of potential glycosylation sites. Expression of one such protein has been shown restore the ability of a bacterium to form floc, a type of biofilm.), whose protein sequence is MSLMRKVTGIVGGAALLTMGINSAPSEAALLDFSLRSFRKEISFTLDTSVTDQDSSPTAGFFPNAISDLKIDGSPVPYSDTANVNTRATTSAGFGGGIGSGEFSSLSFFFRGFDLNLPDPVPIPTSYFFVLWFDNFSLVNQLSSDPNDYALRIGYGREDTIGSLRTDIPPELLTVTLRQAPSPNPVPEPSAMAGLCVLGLSFLLKKTAQKFKLRRSASPNLTTANIY, encoded by the coding sequence ATGAGTTTAATGAGAAAAGTTACAGGAATTGTCGGGGGAGCAGCGTTGCTCACAATGGGTATAAATTCAGCTCCCTCTGAAGCTGCTTTGTTGGACTTTTCTTTAAGAAGTTTTAGAAAAGAAATTTCTTTTACTTTAGATACCTCGGTGACAGATCAAGATTCTTCTCCAACCGCTGGTTTCTTCCCAAACGCGATATCAGACCTTAAAATAGACGGTTCGCCAGTTCCATATTCTGATACGGCAAATGTGAATACTAGAGCGACTACTTCTGCGGGGTTTGGCGGTGGAATTGGGTCAGGAGAGTTTTCTAGTTTGAGCTTCTTTTTCAGAGGTTTTGATTTAAATTTACCGGATCCAGTCCCCATTCCTACCTCTTATTTCTTTGTTCTCTGGTTTGATAATTTTTCTTTAGTCAATCAACTCTCTAGTGACCCCAACGACTATGCATTACGCATTGGTTACGGAAGAGAAGATACTATTGGCTCTCTCCGTACAGATATTCCTCCAGAACTGCTAACTGTGACGCTTCGTCAAGCTCCATCTCCCAATCCTGTTCCGGAACCCAGTGCGATGGCAGGTCTTTGTGTCTTAGGCCTGAGCTTCTTATTAAAGAAGACTGCTCAAAAATTTAAACTGAGGAGATCAGCTTCACCAAACTTGACTACTGCCAATATCTACTGA